Below is a genomic region from Acidimicrobiia bacterium.
CCCGCGACCAACTGCCAGTAGTCGAAAAATCCATCCAACTCCTGGCCGCCCCCACCAACCTCGTCCCCCTTGAAGGCCCCTGGACCTAAACCTCCGTCATGTCGTCTCAGAGTCATCATGACGGGGAGTGACGGACCACCGGTAGCCTGAACTTTATGTTGGAAAAAGTTGTCGCCTTTGAAAAAGAGCTTTCAGAAACCGAACGGCAACTTAGCGACCCGGCGGTCATCAGCGACCAATCTCAACTACAAAAAGTAGGTCGCCGCTTTAAGGAACTTGGCGAAGTGCTGGCCGTGGGCCGCCCTTTACAGGAAGCCAGCGAAAACCTTGAAGCAGCCCAAGAACTCTTAGAAATAGTCGAAGAAGAAGAAGACCGACAACAACTCAATGACGAAGTCAGCGAACTCAAAACAACTATCGAAACTTTAGAAGCCGAGCTTCAAGCATTGCTTTTGCCTCGCGACCCCAACGACGGCCGCAACGTGATTTTAGAAATTCGTGGTGCCGAGGGCGGCGAAGAAGCCAACCTGTTCGCCCGAGACTTGCACGAGATGTACCATGCTTTTGCGGCCAACCACGGGTGGAAAATAGAGCCCATGGATGCCCGAGAGTCAGATATGGGCGGGTTCAGTGAGGTCACCGTATTGGTCGCTGGCCAAGACGCTTGGACCCGGCTCAAATATGAAGGCGGGGTGCACCGGGTACAACGAGTGCCGGTAACCGAGTCACAAGGCCGGGTCCACACCTCGTCTGCCACGGTCAGCGTGGTGCCCGAA
It encodes:
- the prfA gene encoding peptide chain release factor 1; translated protein: MLEKVVAFEKELSETERQLSDPAVISDQSQLQKVGRRFKELGEVLAVGRPLQEASENLEAAQELLEIVEEEEDRQQLNDEVSELKTTIETLEAELQALLLPRDPNDGRNVILEIRGAEGGEEANLFARDLHEMYHAFAANHGWKIEPMDARESDMGGFSEVTVLVAGQDAWTRLKYEGGVHRVQRVPVTESQGRVHTSSATVSVVPEAEEVEVDVDENDLQVDVYRASGPGGQSVNTTDSAVRITHKPTGLVVSMQDEKSQLQNKVKAMRVLRSRLLQVEQEKQQAQASAARKGQVGTGGRSEKIRTYNFKENRITDHRIGLTLHKLDRVLAGDLDEVINELLANERVEQLAQATPSSDG